A genomic window from Leptospira ryugenii includes:
- a CDS encoding electron transfer flavoprotein subunit alpha/FixB family protein, giving the protein MADVLVVSELKDGELKKISRELTSAARKIADAIGGKVHTVVIAASADKYAADLKAVGADAIITANLGDFNPEGYANGIAAIIQEKKPAVVLIPHSSQGKEYSARVAIKVNAGIVADAVGLSVDGGKVVAKKPIYSGKAYANFKISSDIQIFTVRANSQEVSQKEGAGSVEASSASAGEVRLKSLSKDLSGGNKVQLADASIIVSGGRGIKGPENWPLLQDLADTLGAALGASRATVDAGWISHSHQVGQTGKTVSPNCYIACGISGAIQHLAGMGSSKYIVAINKDGDAPIFKVATYGVVADLFEVVPALTSEFKKVLG; this is encoded by the coding sequence ATGGCAGATGTATTAGTAGTTAGCGAATTAAAAGATGGTGAGCTCAAAAAAATTTCTAGAGAGCTTACTTCCGCAGCAAGAAAGATTGCCGATGCAATCGGTGGAAAGGTTCATACAGTCGTGATCGCGGCCAGTGCAGACAAGTATGCTGCCGATCTCAAAGCTGTGGGAGCTGATGCCATCATTACAGCAAATCTTGGTGACTTCAACCCAGAAGGTTATGCGAACGGGATTGCAGCCATCATCCAAGAGAAAAAACCAGCAGTGGTACTCATCCCACACTCCTCACAAGGGAAAGAGTATTCGGCACGCGTTGCCATTAAAGTAAACGCTGGTATCGTTGCAGATGCAGTTGGTCTTTCGGTCGACGGCGGGAAAGTCGTCGCAAAAAAGCCAATCTATTCTGGCAAAGCATATGCAAATTTTAAAATCAGCTCTGACATCCAAATCTTCACAGTGCGTGCTAACTCACAAGAAGTGAGCCAAAAAGAAGGCGCAGGATCTGTGGAAGCATCCTCTGCATCTGCTGGTGAAGTGAGATTAAAATCACTCTCCAAAGACCTCTCTGGTGGAAACAAAGTTCAGTTAGCTGATGCTTCTATCATTGTGTCTGGTGGTCGTGGGATCAAAGGACCGGAGAACTGGCCTCTTTTGCAAGATTTAGCGGATACACTCGGTGCAGCACTGGGAGCCTCTCGGGCAACAGTTGATGCTGGTTGGATCTCTCACTCGCACCAGGTTGGGCAAACAGGAAAGACTGTATCCCCGAACTGTTACATTGCTTGTGGTATTTCTGGCGCTATCCAGCACCTTGCAGGTATGGGCTCCTCTAAGTACATCGTAGCGATCAACAAGGATGGAGATGCTCCTATCTTTAAAGTTGCTACGTATGGTGTGGTTGCAGACTTATTTGAAGTTGTGCCCGCATTGACATCCGAGTTCAAAAAAGTGTTGGGTTAA
- a CDS encoding LolA family protein, producing the protein MFGVQAQDGRERLNAVLAKINSLETFRATVTINGTLTGVLSYKNPFQLHVRLNDGRIISSNGKVLWFYSPDTSVSGRQDLKGGSAGLAGLLSGYETVTVSGRTFRLTSPSKRYSEIILIVSDNDLPRVIKMKRDDEEITEIAFSGIATNIGLGTALFNFQPPTSSQIVENPLNQKE; encoded by the coding sequence GTGTTCGGGGTCCAGGCTCAGGATGGTAGGGAACGGTTAAATGCTGTCCTTGCCAAAATCAACTCCCTTGAAACCTTCCGAGCCACTGTCACCATCAATGGTACTTTGACAGGAGTTCTCTCCTACAAAAACCCCTTCCAATTGCATGTTCGGCTAAATGATGGGCGCATAATCTCTTCCAACGGAAAGGTTTTATGGTTTTACAGCCCAGATACATCGGTTTCTGGCAGGCAGGACCTTAAAGGCGGTTCCGCAGGGCTTGCTGGTTTGTTATCCGGTTATGAAACCGTGACTGTAAGTGGTCGTACGTTCCGTTTGACCTCTCCGAGTAAGAGGTATTCAGAAATCATCTTGATTGTTTCGGACAATGATTTACCAAGAGTGATTAAGATGAAAAGGGATGACGAAGAAATCACAGAAATCGCTTTTTCCGGCATTGCCACCAATATTGGTTTGGGCACTGCTTTGTTTAATTTCCAGCCCCCTACTAGCTCCCAGATTGTAGAAAATCCTCTCAACCAAAAGGAATAA
- a CDS encoding electron transfer flavoprotein subunit beta/FixA family protein has translation MKIVVLVKQVPDTETSIKPGDKSINESGVKWIISPYDEFAIEEGIRIREKSGGEVIAVSLGPDRVVEALRTAYAMGVDRAVHVKVDDYVTFDSTYTSELLANLIKAENADLVIGGRQSIDTDSSQVVIQIAERMNVPHVAMALKLEFDGKKVTATREIEGGTEVVETSLPLAVTAQKGLNEPRYPSLKGIMSAKKKPVEVKKPEELGATASKLEVVSLEPPPPRVAGRKLEAGDAQGFASQLVKALREEAKVI, from the coding sequence ATGAAAATAGTTGTACTAGTCAAACAGGTTCCAGATACGGAAACCAGCATCAAACCCGGCGACAAATCAATCAATGAGTCCGGAGTCAAATGGATCATCTCTCCATACGATGAATTTGCAATCGAAGAAGGCATTCGCATCCGTGAAAAAAGCGGCGGTGAAGTCATTGCTGTTTCCCTCGGTCCAGACCGAGTCGTGGAAGCTCTTCGAACTGCATATGCTATGGGTGTTGACCGTGCAGTCCATGTAAAAGTTGACGATTACGTAACTTTTGATTCGACATACACATCTGAACTGCTAGCAAATTTGATCAAAGCAGAGAATGCAGATTTAGTGATCGGTGGTAGACAGTCCATTGACACTGACAGCTCTCAAGTTGTCATCCAAATCGCAGAAAGAATGAACGTACCACATGTTGCGATGGCACTGAAATTAGAATTTGATGGCAAAAAAGTGACCGCTACTCGTGAAATCGAAGGTGGGACTGAAGTCGTTGAGACATCTCTTCCTCTTGCCGTTACAGCACAAAAAGGACTCAATGAGCCTCGTTACCCTAGCTTAAAAGGTATCATGTCCGCTAAGAAAAAACCTGTTGAGGTGAAAAAGCCAGAGGAGTTGGGCGCTACGGCTTCTAAACTCGAAGTGGTTTCTTTAGAACCACCTCCACCACGTGTAGCTGGAAGAAAATTAGAAGCAGGCGATGCACAAGGTTTTGCAAGTCAACTCGTAAAAGCACTTCGCGAAGAAGCGAAGGTGATCTAA